A window from Sebastes fasciatus isolate fSebFas1 chromosome 22, fSebFas1.pri, whole genome shotgun sequence encodes these proteins:
- the epoa gene encoding erythropoietin isoform X2 — translation MELPSCCERAHSACGTEERGWVPHMTHNSRTTLIAKWTLGVQRLLALLLMVLEWTRPGLPSPLRPICDLRVLNHFIKEARDAEVAMKSCREGCSLSESVTVPQTTVDFDVWERKNGLEQAREVQSGLWLLQQALSLLRTSVTNTALHSHIDNSIRNLLSINAVLRSLNIQEYTPPASAAGLEGTWRVSSATDLLQVHVNFLRGKVRLLLSDAQACQPDVS, via the exons ATGGAGCTTCCCA GCTGCTGTGAAAGAGCGCATTCAGCATGTGGCACAGAGGAACGAGGCTGGGTGCCCCACATGACCCACAACAGTAGAACCACTCTCATTGCCAAGTGGACCCTTGGAGTTCAGA GACTGCTTGCCTTGCTGTTGATGGTGTTGGAGTGGACCCGGCCAGGCCTACCGTCCCCGCTGAGGCCCATCTGTGACCTGAGGGTCCTGAACCATTTCATTAAGGAAGCACGAGACGCAGAAGTCGCTATG AAGTCATGTAGAGAAGGATGTAGCCTGTCAGAGTCTGTCACTGTTCCCCAAACCACAGTCGACTTTGATGTCTGGGAGAGGAAAAAT GGATTAGAGCAAGCCCGGGAGGTGCAGTCTGGCTTATGGCTCTTACAACAGGCTCTCAGCTTGCTACGGACCTCAGTCACCAACACAGCACTGCACAGCCACATAGACAACTCCATCAGAAACCTGCTCAGCATCAATGCTGTGCTGCGTAGCCTCAACATCCAG GAATATACCCCACCGGCAAGTGCAGCGGGGCTTGAGGGAACATGGAGGGTGTCCTCGGCAACAGATTTGCTCCAAGTCCACGTCAACTTCCTGCGAGGCAAAGTGCGCCTCCTTCTGTCGGATGCACAGGCTTGTCAGCCAGATGTCAGCTGA
- the epoa gene encoding erythropoietin isoform X4, whose protein sequence is MELPRLLALLLMVLEWTRPGLPSPLRPICDLRVLNHFIKEARDAEVAMKSCREGCSLSESVTVPQTTVDFDVWERKNGLEQAREVQSGLWLLQQALSLLRTSVTNTALHSHIDNSIRNLLSINAVLRSLNIQEYTPPASAAGLEGTWRVSSATDLLQVHVNFLRGKVRLLLSDAQACQPDVS, encoded by the exons ATGGAGCTTCCCA GACTGCTTGCCTTGCTGTTGATGGTGTTGGAGTGGACCCGGCCAGGCCTACCGTCCCCGCTGAGGCCCATCTGTGACCTGAGGGTCCTGAACCATTTCATTAAGGAAGCACGAGACGCAGAAGTCGCTATG AAGTCATGTAGAGAAGGATGTAGCCTGTCAGAGTCTGTCACTGTTCCCCAAACCACAGTCGACTTTGATGTCTGGGAGAGGAAAAAT GGATTAGAGCAAGCCCGGGAGGTGCAGTCTGGCTTATGGCTCTTACAACAGGCTCTCAGCTTGCTACGGACCTCAGTCACCAACACAGCACTGCACAGCCACATAGACAACTCCATCAGAAACCTGCTCAGCATCAATGCTGTGCTGCGTAGCCTCAACATCCAG GAATATACCCCACCGGCAAGTGCAGCGGGGCTTGAGGGAACATGGAGGGTGTCCTCGGCAACAGATTTGCTCCAAGTCCACGTCAACTTCCTGCGAGGCAAAGTGCGCCTCCTTCTGTCGGATGCACAGGCTTGTCAGCCAGATGTCAGCTGA
- the epoa gene encoding erythropoietin isoform X3 — translation MLQKTSRGLLALLLMVLEWTRPGLPSPLRPICDLRVLNHFIKEARDAEVAMKSCREGCSLSESVTVPQTTVDFDVWERKNGLEQAREVQSGLWLLQQALSLLRTSVTNTALHSHIDNSIRNLLSINAVLRSLNIQEYTPPASAAGLEGTWRVSSATDLLQVHVNFLRGKVRLLLSDAQACQPDVS, via the exons ATGTTGCAGAAAACGAGTAGAG GACTGCTTGCCTTGCTGTTGATGGTGTTGGAGTGGACCCGGCCAGGCCTACCGTCCCCGCTGAGGCCCATCTGTGACCTGAGGGTCCTGAACCATTTCATTAAGGAAGCACGAGACGCAGAAGTCGCTATG AAGTCATGTAGAGAAGGATGTAGCCTGTCAGAGTCTGTCACTGTTCCCCAAACCACAGTCGACTTTGATGTCTGGGAGAGGAAAAAT GGATTAGAGCAAGCCCGGGAGGTGCAGTCTGGCTTATGGCTCTTACAACAGGCTCTCAGCTTGCTACGGACCTCAGTCACCAACACAGCACTGCACAGCCACATAGACAACTCCATCAGAAACCTGCTCAGCATCAATGCTGTGCTGCGTAGCCTCAACATCCAG GAATATACCCCACCGGCAAGTGCAGCGGGGCTTGAGGGAACATGGAGGGTGTCCTCGGCAACAGATTTGCTCCAAGTCCACGTCAACTTCCTGCGAGGCAAAGTGCGCCTCCTTCTGTCGGATGCACAGGCTTGTCAGCCAGATGTCAGCTGA
- the epoa gene encoding erythropoietin isoform X1 has translation MLQKTSRGCCERAHSACGTEERGWVPHMTHNSRTTLIAKWTLGVQRLLALLLMVLEWTRPGLPSPLRPICDLRVLNHFIKEARDAEVAMKSCREGCSLSESVTVPQTTVDFDVWERKNGLEQAREVQSGLWLLQQALSLLRTSVTNTALHSHIDNSIRNLLSINAVLRSLNIQEYTPPASAAGLEGTWRVSSATDLLQVHVNFLRGKVRLLLSDAQACQPDVS, from the exons ATGTTGCAGAAAACGAGTAGAG GCTGCTGTGAAAGAGCGCATTCAGCATGTGGCACAGAGGAACGAGGCTGGGTGCCCCACATGACCCACAACAGTAGAACCACTCTCATTGCCAAGTGGACCCTTGGAGTTCAGA GACTGCTTGCCTTGCTGTTGATGGTGTTGGAGTGGACCCGGCCAGGCCTACCGTCCCCGCTGAGGCCCATCTGTGACCTGAGGGTCCTGAACCATTTCATTAAGGAAGCACGAGACGCAGAAGTCGCTATG AAGTCATGTAGAGAAGGATGTAGCCTGTCAGAGTCTGTCACTGTTCCCCAAACCACAGTCGACTTTGATGTCTGGGAGAGGAAAAAT GGATTAGAGCAAGCCCGGGAGGTGCAGTCTGGCTTATGGCTCTTACAACAGGCTCTCAGCTTGCTACGGACCTCAGTCACCAACACAGCACTGCACAGCCACATAGACAACTCCATCAGAAACCTGCTCAGCATCAATGCTGTGCTGCGTAGCCTCAACATCCAG GAATATACCCCACCGGCAAGTGCAGCGGGGCTTGAGGGAACATGGAGGGTGTCCTCGGCAACAGATTTGCTCCAAGTCCACGTCAACTTCCTGCGAGGCAAAGTGCGCCTCCTTCTGTCGGATGCACAGGCTTGTCAGCCAGATGTCAGCTGA
- the LOC141760249 gene encoding ribonuclease P protein subunit p20-like — MTEPRNPGMSSIPQTAPPHTDVTSPAVEMDPVEYTLRKRLPRKLPKRRNDVYVNMKTDFRAQLARCQKLLEGGGHREICVHGLGLAINRAINIALQLQASSQGALQLAANTSTVELVDDLEPEDPDEAGEPMTRTRNNSAIHIKVFYPDPQ; from the coding sequence ATGACAGAGCCACGCAACCCAGGAATGTCCTCTATCCCTCAGACAGCCCCACCGCACACTGACGTCACCTCTCCGGCTGTAGAGATGGACCCAGTGGAGTACACCTTGAGGAAGCGCCTCCCTCGGAAACTCCCAAAGAGACGGAACGACGTCTACGTCAACATGAAGACTGACTTCCGGGCTCAGCTGGCGCGCTGTCAGAAGCTGCTGGAGGGTGGGGGTCACAGGGAGATCTGTGTCCACGGCCTGGGCCTGGCCATCAACAGGGCCATCAACATCGCCCTCCAGCTGCAGGCCAGCAGCCAGGGGGCGCTGCAGCTGGCAGCCAACACCTCCACGGTGGAGCTCGTGGACGACCTGGAGCCTGAAGATCCCGATGAGGCCGGGGAGCCCATGACGCGTACACGCAACAACTCAGCCATTCATATTAAGGTTTTCTACCCTGACCCTCAGTGA